Proteins encoded together in one Chitinophaga sp. LS1 window:
- a CDS encoding thiazole synthase, whose protein sequence is MQALKIADHTFTSRLFTGTGKFASLQLMEQALLAAATQLVTVALKRVDIHDAGDDMLRHLQAFKLMPNTSGVRTAHEAVYAAQLAREALETNWVKLEIHPDPRYLMPDPIETLKAAEELVKLGFVVLPYVHADPVLCKRLEQVGVAAVMPLGAPIGSNKGLRTADFLEIIIEQSNIPVVVDAGIGSPSDAAKAMEMGADAVLVNTAIAVAKNPVAMAQAFATAVVAGRQAYEAGLAPLYKQAVASSPLIGFLDEV, encoded by the coding sequence ATGCAGGCATTGAAAATAGCTGATCATACATTTACTTCCCGGTTGTTTACAGGCACGGGAAAGTTTGCTTCTCTACAATTAATGGAACAGGCACTGTTGGCAGCTGCTACACAATTGGTGACAGTGGCGCTTAAGAGAGTGGATATCCATGATGCAGGTGATGATATGCTTCGCCATTTGCAGGCTTTTAAGTTAATGCCTAACACCTCTGGTGTGCGTACGGCCCATGAAGCAGTATATGCTGCACAACTGGCCCGCGAAGCACTGGAAACAAACTGGGTCAAATTAGAAATACATCCTGATCCACGATACCTGATGCCGGATCCTATTGAGACATTAAAAGCCGCAGAAGAACTGGTAAAACTGGGGTTTGTGGTTTTGCCCTATGTGCATGCAGATCCAGTATTATGTAAGCGGTTAGAGCAGGTGGGGGTCGCGGCAGTCATGCCTTTAGGTGCTCCTATTGGTAGTAACAAAGGCTTACGCACGGCAGATTTCCTTGAAATCATCATTGAGCAGAGCAATATACCTGTTGTAGTTGATGCAGGTATTGGCAGTCCGTCCGATGCTGCGAAGGCAATGGAAATGGGTGCTGATGCCGTACTGGTCAATACTGCCATTGCAGTGGCAAAAAACCCGGTAGCAATGGCGCAGGCATTTGCAACGGCAGTCGTGGCGGGCAGACAGGCATATGAAGCTGGATTGGCCCCCCTGTATAAACAGGCGGTAGCTTCCAGCCCTCTTATTGGATTCTTAGATGAAGTATAA
- a CDS encoding thiamine phosphate synthase: protein MISIQYISQQTDNYSHLDNIRMACEAGCKWIQLRMKHANVPTITATAALAKEVCDAHNATLIINDHPDIAALVGAHGTHVGKEDMTVAAARRIVGPHKIVGGTANTLEDIMRHIADGADYVGVGPYRFTKTKQNLSPILGLEGIRSILSQLSVRIPVIAIGGIELEDVPDLFSTGIQGIAVSGLITHAPDKRQLLSTLYQTITHAGIENS, encoded by the coding sequence ATGATTTCTATTCAGTACATTTCACAGCAGACTGACAACTATTCACATCTTGACAATATCCGCATGGCTTGCGAAGCAGGCTGTAAATGGATACAATTGCGCATGAAGCATGCGAACGTTCCTACTATTACAGCAACAGCCGCGCTGGCGAAAGAAGTGTGTGATGCACATAATGCAACACTTATTATCAATGATCATCCTGACATTGCAGCATTAGTGGGTGCACACGGCACACACGTGGGGAAAGAAGATATGACGGTCGCCGCCGCACGTCGGATAGTTGGCCCACATAAGATAGTGGGTGGCACAGCCAATACCCTTGAAGACATCATGCGGCATATAGCAGATGGCGCCGATTATGTAGGCGTGGGACCTTATCGTTTTACGAAGACAAAGCAAAACCTGAGTCCGATTTTAGGACTGGAAGGTATTCGCAGTATCCTGTCTCAATTGTCGGTTCGCATACCAGTTATCGCCATTGGCGGTATTGAGCTGGAAGATGTTCCTGACCTGTTCAGTACAGGTATTCAGGGTATTGCTGTGAGCGGCCTTATTACACACGCGCCCGATAAGCGACAGTTATTATCTACACTTTATCAAACCATCACACATGCAGGCATTGAAAATAGCTGA
- the thiS gene encoding sulfur carrier protein ThiS has translation MEVTVNNKLYAVQQGITIAALLQFIQLPSDKGLAVAINREVIPKPAWPQHILQTADSITIIRATQGG, from the coding sequence ATGGAAGTGACTGTAAACAATAAACTTTATGCGGTGCAGCAGGGAATAACCATCGCTGCACTCTTACAGTTTATTCAACTACCATCCGACAAAGGACTGGCCGTGGCTATCAACAGGGAGGTGATCCCTAAACCCGCATGGCCGCAACACATCTTGCAAACCGCAGATAGTATTACCATCATCCGCGCTACACAGGGAGGTTAA
- a CDS encoding thiamine phosphate synthase — MIQIITHTGKINHEPTRWLQLLQAGADSILVRKPGWQEADYEMLLLEANPSCYPHLIIADHPDLCERYGLLGIHFGEAIRGSVSQEKLLRFQQLGCILSTSIHSVMTLPVVSNIWNQVLLSPVFDSISKTGYKAAFDTNFRLDKDGYAGNVLALGGINQHTADKARHMLFDGIALHGAIWQHPAHAVRNFISIRDAWSGNPFSSS, encoded by the coding sequence TTGATACAGATCATCACACATACTGGCAAGATCAATCACGAACCTACACGCTGGTTACAATTGTTGCAGGCAGGCGCTGATAGTATACTGGTACGTAAACCAGGCTGGCAGGAGGCTGATTACGAGATGTTGTTGCTCGAAGCTAATCCATCCTGCTACCCTCACCTCATCATAGCTGATCATCCTGATTTATGTGAGCGCTATGGTCTGTTAGGGATACATTTTGGGGAGGCCATCAGGGGATCTGTCTCGCAGGAAAAACTGCTTAGATTCCAGCAGTTGGGTTGCATACTCAGCACCAGTATCCATAGTGTGATGACCCTACCGGTAGTGAGTAATATCTGGAACCAGGTGCTCCTAAGCCCGGTGTTTGATAGTATTTCCAAAACTGGATATAAAGCCGCGTTTGACACCAACTTCCGGTTGGACAAAGATGGTTATGCAGGCAATGTACTAGCGTTGGGGGGCATTAATCAGCATACTGCTGACAAAGCCCGCCATATGCTATTTGATGGCATTGCCCTGCATGGCGCCATCTGGCAACATCCGGCACATGCAGTACGGAACTTTATCAGTATCCGGGATGCATGGTCAGGTAATCCATTCAGCTCATCATGA
- a CDS encoding lipocalin family protein produces the protein MKNSLLLVSFITIFSFACHHSRKPEKEEAVVDTPVYAPAMDTVPSVVEDSTVTVSADTIVIDTVKLIGKWLQPVTGKDNEWQGMELKKNRKAIAINMYSLVYEKWELQHDTLLLWNHAEGVKSSDSTRTIDTVIIRDLTDTSLVLFPVKAAEGYLEKYRKETGGKKVKSRK, from the coding sequence ATGAAAAATAGCTTGCTGCTGGTGAGTTTTATCACCATCTTTTCATTTGCCTGTCATCACTCGCGTAAGCCTGAGAAAGAGGAGGCTGTTGTAGATACCCCGGTATATGCGCCTGCAATGGATACAGTGCCTTCGGTTGTAGAAGACTCAACTGTGACCGTATCCGCTGATACCATCGTAATCGACACGGTAAAGCTGATTGGGAAGTGGTTGCAGCCTGTAACGGGAAAGGACAATGAGTGGCAGGGTATGGAATTGAAGAAAAACAGGAAAGCGATTGCGATCAATATGTACTCGCTGGTGTATGAAAAATGGGAGTTACAACATGATACATTGTTACTGTGGAATCATGCAGAAGGAGTGAAATCATCGGATAGTACAAGAACCATAGATACTGTAATTATCAGAGACCTTACGGATACTTCACTGGTATTGTTTCCTGTGAAGGCCGCAGAGGGATACCTGGAAAAATACAGGAAAGAAACTGGAGGGAAAAAAGTGAAGTCACGTAAGTAA
- the thiC gene encoding phosphomethylpyrimidine synthase ThiC: MKIENISRNPLPASRKIYINGVAMREITLTPTRLYGSKGETTPNEPLIVYDTSGPYTDPAIEIDVRKGLPKLRAAWAPQKNATQLHYARKGIITPEMEYIAIRENQGAAQQHITPEFIRQEVAAGRAIIPANINHTECEPMIIGRNFLVKINANIGNSAVTSSIEEEVGKAVWACRWGADTIMDLSTGKNIHETREWILRNSPVPIGTVPIYQALEKVNGKAEDLTWEIYRDTIIEQAEQGVDYFTIHAGVLLRYIPLTANRMTGIVSRGGSIMAKWCLAHHQENFLYTHFEEICEIMKIYDVSFSLGDGLRPGSIADANDAAQFAELETLGELTKIAWKHDVQVMIEGPGHVPMHLIKENMDKQLEHCHEAPFYTLGPLTTDIAPGYDHITSAIGAAMIGWFGTAMLCYVTPKEHLGLPNKEDVRQGVITYKIAAHAADLAKGHPGAQHRDNALSKARFEFRWEDQFNLALDPDTARSYHDETLPAEGAKVAHFCSMCGPHFCSMKISQEIREAGMAEKSTEFREQGSTIYS; the protein is encoded by the coding sequence ATGAAAATCGAAAACATTTCACGCAATCCACTACCCGCATCCAGGAAAATCTACATTAACGGCGTTGCTATGAGAGAGATAACGCTAACACCTACCCGACTGTATGGTAGTAAAGGAGAAACCACTCCTAATGAACCACTCATTGTATACGATACCAGTGGCCCTTACACCGATCCGGCTATTGAGATTGATGTACGCAAAGGTCTGCCAAAACTGCGCGCCGCATGGGCGCCGCAAAAAAACGCCACACAGCTGCACTATGCCCGCAAAGGGATCATCACGCCCGAAATGGAATACATCGCTATCCGCGAAAATCAAGGTGCCGCACAACAACATATCACACCTGAATTCATCAGACAGGAAGTTGCCGCAGGCAGAGCTATTATCCCTGCCAATATCAATCATACAGAGTGCGAACCAATGATTATTGGCCGTAATTTTTTGGTGAAGATCAATGCCAATATCGGTAACTCCGCCGTCACTTCCAGCATTGAAGAAGAAGTGGGAAAAGCAGTGTGGGCCTGCCGCTGGGGCGCCGATACCATCATGGATCTCAGCACCGGCAAAAACATTCATGAAACACGTGAATGGATCCTGCGCAACTCACCTGTACCTATCGGCACTGTACCCATTTATCAGGCATTGGAAAAAGTAAATGGTAAAGCTGAAGACCTTACCTGGGAGATATATCGTGATACCATTATCGAACAGGCAGAACAGGGCGTAGACTATTTCACCATCCATGCCGGCGTACTACTCCGCTACATCCCACTCACCGCCAATCGTATGACGGGCATCGTTTCCCGCGGGGGCTCTATCATGGCCAAATGGTGCCTGGCACACCACCAGGAAAACTTCCTCTACACCCACTTCGAAGAGATCTGCGAAATCATGAAAATCTATGACGTCTCTTTCTCATTAGGTGATGGCTTACGTCCCGGTAGTATTGCAGATGCCAACGATGCCGCGCAGTTCGCTGAACTGGAAACCCTGGGCGAACTCACTAAAATCGCCTGGAAACACGATGTACAGGTCATGATCGAAGGCCCCGGCCATGTACCCATGCACCTGATCAAAGAGAACATGGATAAGCAGCTGGAACATTGTCACGAAGCACCTTTCTATACACTTGGCCCATTGACCACTGATATCGCTCCCGGTTATGATCATATCACTTCTGCCATCGGCGCGGCCATGATCGGTTGGTTTGGTACGGCTATGCTCTGTTACGTCACGCCTAAGGAACACCTGGGCCTACCCAACAAAGAAGATGTACGACAAGGTGTAATTACCTATAAGATCGCCGCACATGCTGCCGATCTGGCCAAAGGTCATCCGGGAGCACAACACAGGGACAATGCACTCAGCAAAGCCCGCTTTGAATTCCGCTGGGAAGATCAGTTTAATCTTGCGCTTGACCCTGACACAGCCCGTTCTTATCATGACGAAACCCTGCCTGCAGAAGGGGCCAAGGTGGCTCACTTCTGTTCTATGTGCGGACCACACTTCTGCTCTATGAAAATATCGCAGGAAATAAGGGAAGCCGGCATGGCAGAGAAATCAACAGAATTCCGCGAACAAGGCAGCACTATTTATTCATAG
- a CDS encoding PA2169 family four-helix-bundle protein has protein sequence MQLNEKLIEALNDLIRINNDRVEGYHKAIDQTDDADLKALFQRMKEESITYIDQLNNILQDGGAEPTYNTTIYGKLYRTWMDVKATFSGHDRHSILSACEYGEDATQRTYEDVLGSSISMPYSIRDLVANQRRALKSAHDTVRTYRDLEKVVH, from the coding sequence ATGCAATTGAACGAGAAATTGATAGAAGCCCTGAATGATCTGATCCGGATCAATAATGACAGAGTAGAGGGATATCATAAAGCCATTGATCAGACGGATGATGCCGATCTGAAAGCACTGTTCCAGAGAATGAAAGAAGAAAGTATTACATATATAGATCAACTGAATAATATATTGCAGGATGGTGGCGCAGAACCTACATACAATACTACTATTTATGGTAAGCTGTACAGAACCTGGATGGATGTGAAAGCTACTTTTTCAGGGCATGACAGGCATTCAATCCTGTCTGCATGTGAGTATGGGGAAGATGCCACGCAGCGGACTTATGAGGATGTGTTGGGGTCTAGTATCTCCATGCCATACAGCATCCGGGATTTGGTGGCGAATCAGCGCAGAGCGCTGAAGAGTGCACATGATACTGTAAGAACGTATCGGGATCTGGAAAAAGTTGTGCACTGA
- a CDS encoding lmo0937 family membrane protein — translation MNGLLYLIAIILIIGWVLGVFVYSAGSLIHTLLVLAIIAILVNIIRGRAV, via the coding sequence ATGAACGGCTTACTTTATTTAATCGCGATTATTCTGATCATCGGATGGGTTTTGGGCGTGTTTGTTTACTCCGCAGGTAGTTTGATTCACACTTTGCTGGTATTAGCAATTATTGCTATCCTCGTAAATATAATACGCGGTAGAGCTGTTTAA
- the thiH gene encoding 2-iminoacetate synthase ThiH, with translation MADFKSLFSQYDWEQVKAGIYAKTAVDVEQALHSSRRTIEDFKALISPAATPYLADMAALSQQLTRQRFGNTMQLYIPLYLSNECQNICTYCGFSLDNKIARKTLNRREVLSEVKAIKDMGYDHVLLVTGEAQQTVGLAYFREMLELIRPHFANISMEVQPMDQSDYEALIPLGLHSVLVYQETYHEADYKLHHPKGRKSNFNYRLDTPDRLGKAGIHKIGLGVLIGLEDWRTDSFFTALHLQYLEKTYWQTRYSLSFPRLRPCAGGLMPKAVMNDRELVQLICAYRLLSSEVELSLSTRESPRFRDHVIQLGITTMSAGSRTNPGGYTIDADSLEQFEISDERSPFEIAAMLQANGYEAVWKDWDKAF, from the coding sequence ATGGCAGATTTTAAATCACTCTTTTCCCAATATGATTGGGAGCAGGTCAAAGCAGGCATCTATGCAAAAACAGCTGTAGATGTAGAACAGGCTTTGCATAGCAGCCGACGTACTATTGAAGATTTCAAAGCATTGATATCACCAGCGGCTACCCCTTATCTCGCAGATATGGCGGCTTTAAGTCAGCAGCTCACCAGGCAGCGGTTTGGCAATACGATGCAATTGTATATTCCGCTTTATCTGAGCAATGAGTGTCAGAACATCTGTACATATTGCGGGTTTAGCCTTGACAATAAGATTGCCCGCAAAACGCTGAACAGGAGAGAGGTGCTGTCAGAAGTAAAGGCAATTAAAGATATGGGATACGACCATGTATTACTGGTAACAGGCGAAGCGCAGCAAACAGTAGGGCTTGCCTATTTCAGGGAAATGCTTGAGCTGATCAGGCCTCACTTTGCCAATATCTCTATGGAAGTACAACCTATGGATCAGTCAGATTATGAAGCGCTGATTCCACTGGGCTTGCATAGTGTATTGGTCTACCAGGAAACTTACCATGAAGCAGATTATAAATTGCATCATCCCAAAGGACGGAAATCTAATTTCAACTATCGGCTTGATACACCAGATCGCCTGGGCAAAGCGGGTATTCACAAAATAGGATTGGGGGTATTAATTGGTTTGGAAGATTGGCGTACAGATAGTTTCTTCACTGCTTTGCATTTGCAATATTTAGAAAAAACTTATTGGCAAACCCGGTACAGTCTTTCATTTCCACGTCTACGCCCTTGTGCCGGCGGCCTGATGCCAAAGGCGGTCATGAATGACAGGGAACTGGTACAGTTGATCTGCGCTTATCGCTTATTATCATCAGAGGTAGAGTTAAGTCTTTCCACACGCGAGTCTCCGCGATTCAGAGATCATGTAATTCAATTGGGTATTACTACGATGAGTGCGGGGTCGCGTACAAACCCGGGAGGGTATACGATAGATGCAGATTCATTGGAACAATTTGAGATTTCGGATGAACGAAGCCCTTTTGAAATTGCTGCTATGCTGCAGGCAAATGGCTATGAGGCAGTTTGGAAAGATTGGGATAAAGCTTTTTAG
- a CDS encoding ferritin-like domain-containing protein, with amino-acid sequence MDLQNIFSEIEKKDPEIYDRLDSRRNVMKQFGRVMALTAVPFALGSMLKKAYGRTPSDVLAVLNFALTLEYLEAAFYAEAITHTSLFPTAASLNAFTTIGTHENAHVAFLKSAITSSSGTPVDKPTFDFTAGGTFSDVFTNYATLLGVAQAFEDTGVRAYKGQAATLMENPTVLTAALQIHSIEARHAAHIRSMRRASTGNTKIKPWITGKYTDIAATQPVYNGEENEVQANITITGITSLVTQDAATESFDEPLTKDEVLAIANLFIVQ; translated from the coding sequence ATGGACCTGCAAAATATCTTTTCTGAAATAGAGAAAAAAGATCCTGAAATTTATGACAGGCTGGATTCCCGCAGAAATGTGATGAAGCAGTTTGGCCGTGTGATGGCTTTGACAGCCGTACCTTTTGCACTCGGCAGCATGTTGAAAAAAGCGTATGGTCGTACGCCATCTGATGTACTGGCAGTGCTGAACTTTGCCCTCACACTGGAATACCTGGAAGCAGCTTTCTATGCCGAGGCAATCACACATACTTCCTTATTCCCCACCGCCGCATCGCTGAATGCATTTACGACTATCGGTACACATGAAAATGCGCATGTTGCTTTTCTGAAAAGTGCCATTACCAGTTCAAGTGGTACACCTGTTGATAAACCAACCTTCGACTTTACTGCGGGTGGTACTTTCAGCGATGTATTTACTAACTATGCAACACTGCTGGGCGTAGCACAGGCATTTGAAGATACCGGTGTAAGAGCTTACAAAGGACAGGCAGCTACACTAATGGAAAATCCGACAGTGCTCACAGCAGCATTGCAGATTCACTCTATCGAAGCAAGGCATGCTGCGCATATCCGTTCTATGCGCCGTGCATCTACCGGGAATACTAAAATAAAACCATGGATCACGGGTAAGTATACCGATATCGCCGCTACACAACCTGTATACAATGGTGAAGAAAATGAGGTACAGGCAAACATCACTATTACCGGCATTACTTCACTGGTAACACAGGATGCTGCAACGGAATCATTTGATGAACCGCTTACGAAAGATGAGGTATTAGCGATTGCGAATCTCTTTATCGTTCAGTAA
- the dnaN gene encoding DNA polymerase III subunit beta, which yields MKFIVSSSTLLKQLQQISGVINSNTVLPILEDFLFIIDRNELTVVATDLETVMKVKLEVEAKEAGRICIPAKILMDSLKNLPDQPLTFNIDLNSYAVEITSDNGKYKVMGENPENFPKEPAADDTTSFTVTSTALVTAINKTLFAVSNDDLRPAMTGVFFELTPTSLTFVATDAHRLVKYVRTGLVCPKTETFIVPKKPLNLLKSALPDNDSEIKIAYSQNHFFVTHDGAQMICRLIDARFPDYKVVIPKDNPYRLTLVKSDFQNALKRVSVFANKSTNQVALSITGSELQLSAQDVDFSFEGNERMNCSYTGDDMQIAFNAKFLIEMLNAAEGDEITIELSTPTKAGILKPSEKEENEDLLMLVMPLMLNN from the coding sequence ATGAAGTTTATCGTTTCTTCCTCTACTTTGTTAAAACAATTACAGCAGATCAGCGGGGTTATCAACTCCAACACGGTATTGCCTATATTGGAGGATTTCCTTTTCATCATTGACAGGAACGAACTAACAGTAGTGGCTACAGACCTGGAGACTGTTATGAAAGTGAAGCTGGAGGTAGAAGCCAAGGAAGCCGGCCGCATCTGTATTCCGGCCAAAATCCTGATGGACTCCCTGAAAAATCTGCCTGATCAGCCACTGACTTTCAACATCGACCTGAACTCCTACGCGGTTGAAATCACATCCGACAACGGTAAGTACAAGGTGATGGGTGAAAATCCGGAAAACTTCCCGAAAGAACCGGCAGCAGATGATACCACTTCCTTTACAGTAACCTCTACCGCACTGGTAACAGCGATCAACAAGACCCTGTTTGCCGTAAGTAACGATGACCTGCGCCCGGCAATGACAGGCGTGTTCTTCGAACTCACGCCAACCAGCCTCACTTTTGTAGCGACCGATGCGCACCGCCTGGTGAAATATGTTAGAACTGGTCTGGTATGCCCTAAAACAGAGACTTTCATCGTGCCTAAGAAGCCGTTGAACCTGCTGAAATCAGCCCTGCCTGACAATGATAGCGAAATCAAGATTGCTTATAGCCAGAATCACTTCTTTGTAACACACGATGGTGCACAAATGATCTGTCGTCTGATCGATGCCCGTTTCCCTGATTACAAGGTGGTAATTCCAAAGGATAATCCTTATCGCCTTACCCTGGTAAAGAGCGATTTCCAGAACGCCCTGAAACGTGTTAGCGTATTTGCAAACAAGAGCACCAACCAGGTAGCCCTGAGCATTACTGGTAGCGAACTGCAACTCTCTGCACAGGACGTGGATTTCTCTTTCGAAGGTAATGAGCGTATGAACTGCTCCTACACCGGCGATGATATGCAGATTGCATTCAATGCAAAATTCCTCATCGAAATGCTGAATGCTGCAGAAGGTGATGAAATTACAATCGAACTGTCTACACCAACCAAAGCAGGTATCCTGAAACCTTCTGAAAAAGAAGAGAATGAGGATCTGCTGATGCTGGTAATGCCGCTGATGCTGAATAATTAA
- a CDS encoding ferritin-like domain-containing protein, producing MFTRKTHSVTSNGNEDGFAMPNVHRRTFLKYAGMSAAILSAGSVLSSCSDDDTNDGTGVSLGSGDVAVLNYAFALEQLEAAFYTQVILTPYSGISDSEMTLLTDIRNHEIAHREFFRKALSTGAIQDLQVDFSTIDFTSRDKVLAAAQTFEDLGVAAYNGAGKYITTPAYLALAGKIVSVEARHAAYIRDLVSNGTFSSNADSNGLDGAKTPTDVFAAASVYIKTQINTNTLPK from the coding sequence ATGTTCACACGGAAAACCCACTCCGTAACCAGTAATGGTAACGAGGATGGCTTTGCCATGCCTAATGTACATCGCCGTACATTTCTCAAATATGCAGGTATGAGTGCTGCTATACTCTCTGCAGGCTCTGTATTAAGTAGTTGTAGTGATGATGATACTAATGATGGTACTGGTGTTAGCCTCGGTAGTGGGGATGTCGCCGTATTGAATTATGCATTCGCACTCGAACAGCTGGAAGCAGCATTTTATACACAGGTAATACTTACACCGTATAGCGGCATCAGCGACTCAGAAATGACACTGCTGACCGATATCCGCAATCACGAAATTGCACACCGTGAATTCTTCCGTAAAGCACTCAGTACAGGGGCTATCCAGGATTTACAGGTCGATTTCAGCACCATCGATTTTACCAGCAGAGATAAAGTACTTGCAGCAGCACAAACGTTCGAAGACCTGGGTGTAGCAGCATACAATGGCGCCGGTAAATACATTACTACGCCTGCTTACCTGGCACTGGCCGGAAAAATTGTATCTGTAGAAGCGCGTCATGCGGCTTATATCCGCGATCTGGTAAGTAATGGCACCTTCTCTTCCAATGCTGATAGTAATGGTCTGGATGGGGCTAAAACACCTACTGATGTATTCGCCGCCGCCAGTGTATATATCAAAACCCAGATCAATACCAACACACTTCCAAAATAA
- a CDS encoding sterol desaturase family protein — MESFFNNIPSYYRTAILVGGLVLLWVFEGAFPRLYFKSNRYRHAGTNLFFTLTTAVVNFALAFLIVKACTFTANNHFGLLYLVPLPNWLHAMLAILMMDLIGAYLVHLIQHKIAWMWHFHKIHHIDTAVDATTALRHHPIESIFRVIALFVAVITMGIPIWMVFLYQTISAFMSQFNHANIHLPKWLDNALSWIIVSPDMHKVHHSHFQPETDTNYANIFSIWDRLFGTFKKVNDTTSLKYGLDEYQDERYQQIGALLKAPFDKPLNQ, encoded by the coding sequence ATGGAATCGTTCTTCAATAACATTCCTTCTTACTATCGCACCGCAATACTCGTTGGTGGCCTGGTTCTCCTTTGGGTCTTCGAAGGCGCCTTCCCCAGATTGTATTTCAAATCGAACCGCTACCGCCACGCCGGCACAAACCTCTTCTTCACCCTTACCACTGCCGTCGTAAACTTCGCCCTCGCCTTCCTCATCGTAAAAGCATGCACATTTACGGCCAATAACCATTTTGGCCTTCTTTACCTTGTACCGCTACCTAACTGGCTCCATGCCATGCTCGCCATCCTTATGATGGACCTGATCGGGGCCTACCTCGTTCACCTGATCCAGCACAAAATAGCCTGGATGTGGCACTTCCATAAGATCCACCACATCGACACCGCTGTAGATGCCACCACCGCCCTCCGGCACCACCCCATAGAAAGCATCTTCCGCGTCATCGCTCTCTTCGTCGCTGTCATCACCATGGGTATCCCCATCTGGATGGTATTCCTGTACCAAACCATCTCTGCATTCATGTCCCAGTTCAACCATGCTAATATCCACCTCCCTAAATGGCTGGATAATGCCCTGAGCTGGATCATCGTATCGCCAGACATGCATAAGGTACACCACAGCCATTTCCAACCGGAAACGGACACTAATTACGCTAATATTTTTTCAATTTGGGACCGCCTCTTTGGCACATTTAAGAAGGTAAATGATACCACTTCTCTGAAGTATGGCCTGGATGAATACCAGGACGAAAGGTATCAGCAGATAGGGGCACTACTCAAAGCACCATTTGACAAACCTTTAAATCAATAA